From Paenibacillus polymyxa, the proteins below share one genomic window:
- a CDS encoding glycosyltransferase — translation MDAFKRCPAVSVVICTYNRADLLEKTLMSLLKLEDLALAEIIVVDNRSTDHTAATIKRFTVAHGQHIHLRYHYEREQGLSAARNAGITLSKADVIAFLDDDAIPCVTWLQTIMSAFGNNPELTAMGGKIDPKFETERPNWLTGPLELPYTIIDLGKSVREYPAGLNPFGANMAMRKTAFAAVMFPLHLGRKGDILLSGEESWVFEQIRKNGGTIMYHPHMAVEHFVPASRLTREWILNRYYCQGMSNAAQATGLRGNAVLMAKVAAKVLYITVDSLLARTEGRKLLNRCRLENIRGTLDTLRNRKSESAAG, via the coding sequence ATGGATGCATTTAAGCGATGTCCCGCAGTGTCCGTCGTTATTTGCACCTATAACCGGGCGGACCTGCTGGAGAAAACGTTAATGTCTCTACTGAAGCTGGAAGACCTTGCACTGGCTGAGATCATTGTGGTCGATAACCGATCCACCGATCATACAGCAGCGACGATCAAAAGATTCACCGTTGCGCATGGTCAGCATATTCATCTTCGGTATCATTATGAGCGCGAACAAGGACTGTCTGCCGCTCGTAATGCCGGCATTACGTTATCAAAAGCAGACGTCATTGCTTTTCTGGATGATGATGCAATTCCGTGTGTTACATGGCTGCAAACGATTATGTCGGCCTTTGGGAACAATCCCGAGCTGACGGCTATGGGTGGGAAGATTGATCCTAAGTTTGAGACGGAACGGCCGAACTGGTTGACAGGGCCGCTTGAACTGCCTTACACGATTATTGATCTGGGGAAATCCGTTCGGGAATATCCAGCGGGCCTGAATCCATTTGGAGCGAATATGGCTATGCGCAAAACGGCTTTCGCCGCCGTCATGTTCCCGCTTCACTTGGGCAGAAAGGGAGATATCCTACTATCTGGTGAAGAATCGTGGGTATTCGAGCAAATCCGTAAAAATGGTGGAACGATTATGTATCATCCGCACATGGCTGTAGAACATTTTGTTCCGGCTTCACGCTTAACGAGAGAATGGATTTTGAATCGCTACTATTGTCAGGGCATGTCTAATGCTGCTCAAGCTACAGGTCTGCGCGGCAACGCGGTGCTGATGGCAAAAGTGGCAGCCAAAGTGTTATACATCACGGTGGATTCCCTGCTGGCACGTACTGAGGGCAGGAAGCTGTTGAACCGGTGCAGGCTTGAAAATATCCGCGGAACGCTGGATACACTGCGCAACCGGAAAAGCGAGTCAGCTGCGGGGTGA
- a CDS encoding sugar transferase: MSMENLPEDGEAVMSGKAFYMPYGNTQIQDKTSYLVTKRLLDMLLSFVGLIVLLPLFAVVAILIKLEDPKGSVFFKQTRVGKNEKLFDMYKFRSMVSNAEELKKDLMELNEVSGAMFKIKNDPRITKIGSFLRKTSIDEIPQLWNVLVGDMTLVGPRPPLPSEVEQYSDYDKQRLIVTPGCTGYWQVSARNSVGFEEMVQMDLKYIHVRNTWLDLKIIMKTGVKMLFSKDAY, encoded by the coding sequence ATGAGCATGGAAAATTTACCGGAGGATGGCGAGGCTGTCATGTCAGGTAAAGCGTTTTACATGCCATACGGAAATACACAAATTCAGGATAAAACGTCCTACCTGGTCACAAAACGCCTCCTTGATATGCTGCTGTCTTTCGTGGGCTTAATCGTATTGCTTCCATTGTTTGCAGTGGTGGCCATTCTGATTAAGCTCGAAGACCCAAAGGGAAGTGTGTTTTTCAAGCAAACTCGGGTGGGCAAGAATGAGAAGTTATTCGATATGTATAAATTCCGTTCAATGGTGTCCAATGCCGAGGAACTGAAAAAGGACCTGATGGAGCTGAATGAAGTGAGCGGCGCCATGTTCAAAATTAAAAACGATCCTCGGATCACGAAAATTGGCAGTTTTCTGCGCAAGACGAGTATTGATGAGATTCCGCAGCTGTGGAATGTGTTGGTTGGAGACATGACTTTAGTCGGTCCGCGTCCGCCGTTGCCCAGCGAGGTTGAGCAATACTCCGATTATGACAAGCAGCGCCTGATTGTAACACCGGGATGTACGGGTTACTGGCAGGTGAGCGCACGTAACAGTGTAGGCTTCGAAGAAATGGTGCAAATGGATTTGAAGTATATTCATGTTCGCAATACGTGGCTCGATCTGAAAATCATCATGAAAACAGGCGTTAAAATGCTGTTCTCCAAGGATGCTTACTGA
- the galU gene encoding UTP--glucose-1-phosphate uridylyltransferase GalU: MKKVKKAIIPAAGLGTRFLPATKAMPKEMLPIINKPTIQYIVEEAIASGIEDIIIVTGKGKRAIEDHFDNAFELESKLLEDGKLKLLEEVQRSSGVEIHYIRQKEPKGLGHAVWCARRFIGDEPFGVLLGDDIVTGQKPCLRQLMDQYEETQNSVIGVQRVPQEFTNRYGIIEPDQQDGRLYRVNNFIEKPAPGTAPSDLAIMGRYVFSPKIFKYLDLQEKGAGGEIQLTDAIQKLNQSERVYAYDFEGTRYDVGERLGYILTTLEFALASDDLKYPVMEAMNEWLKKTEKATTAG, encoded by the coding sequence ATGAAAAAAGTGAAAAAGGCCATTATTCCAGCAGCAGGATTGGGAACGCGCTTCCTCCCTGCCACCAAAGCAATGCCTAAGGAAATGCTCCCGATTATCAATAAGCCTACGATTCAATATATCGTGGAAGAAGCGATTGCTTCTGGTATCGAGGACATCATTATCGTTACGGGTAAAGGTAAACGTGCCATTGAGGACCACTTTGACAACGCATTTGAGCTGGAATCCAAACTGCTCGAGGACGGTAAGCTGAAGCTTCTGGAGGAAGTACAGCGTTCTTCAGGCGTGGAAATTCATTACATTCGCCAGAAAGAACCCAAAGGTCTTGGACATGCGGTATGGTGCGCAAGACGCTTTATCGGGGACGAGCCATTTGGTGTGCTGCTGGGCGACGATATCGTAACAGGTCAAAAACCTTGCCTGCGCCAGCTGATGGATCAATATGAGGAAACACAAAACTCTGTGATCGGTGTGCAGCGGGTACCACAGGAATTCACGAACCGGTATGGCATCATTGAACCGGACCAACAGGACGGACGATTGTACCGAGTGAATAATTTTATTGAAAAACCGGCTCCAGGCACAGCCCCATCCGATTTGGCTATTATGGGTCGCTATGTGTTCTCGCCGAAAATTTTCAAATATCTTGATCTTCAGGAAAAAGGAGCTGGCGGCGAAATTCAGTTGACGGATGCGATCCAAAAGCTGAATCAGAGTGAACGTGTGTACGCCTACGACTTTGAAGGCACGCGTTATGACGTAGGTGAACGTCTTGGATATATTTTAACCACTCTTGAATTTGCACTTGCCAGCGATGATTTGAAGTATCCGGTTATGGAGGCCATGAATGAATGGCTGAAAAAAACCGAGAAAGCAACCACAGCGGGTTGA
- a CDS encoding CpsD/CapB family tyrosine-protein kinase has protein sequence MLRLNDMLITESNPSSYISESFRSLRTYIRQQVVGQKDRGTVLLLTSPESGAGKTTMIANIGVSFAQEGKKVALVDCNLHKPALHEIFGMENTGGLSAYLRGGASSKSIVRHGGLELSVVPGGDSLYNAADLLGSERMAELLEELKREYDIILLDSAPALNYTDARLIAGLTDGVILVAKHGRTKREDLRKTKQLMEQASATLVGIVMNQVK, from the coding sequence ATGCTGCGATTGAATGACATGTTGATTACAGAAAGTAATCCATCATCGTATATCTCGGAATCATTTCGATCCCTCCGTACATACATCCGGCAGCAGGTGGTCGGGCAAAAGGACCGTGGGACGGTTCTTTTGTTAACCTCGCCGGAAAGCGGAGCGGGGAAAACAACAATGATCGCCAACATCGGAGTTTCCTTTGCTCAAGAAGGCAAGAAGGTGGCTCTGGTGGATTGCAATCTGCATAAACCAGCGCTGCACGAGATATTCGGAATGGAGAATACCGGAGGTCTATCGGCTTATTTGCGCGGTGGGGCTTCTTCCAAATCTATCGTTAGGCATGGTGGGCTGGAACTATCGGTTGTTCCTGGTGGGGACAGTCTGTATAACGCAGCAGATCTGCTCGGTAGCGAACGTATGGCAGAGCTGTTGGAAGAACTCAAACGTGAATATGACATCATATTACTCGATTCGGCGCCAGCGCTGAATTATACGGATGCTCGCCTGATTGCAGGCTTGACGGATGGTGTGATTCTCGTTGCCAAACATGGCCGGACCAAACGGGAAGATCTACGCAAAACGAAGCAACTCATGGAGCAGGCTAGCGCGACGCTGGTTGGAATTGTGATGAATCAGGTGAAGTAA